The stretch of DNA AGCTCCTCCATGCCGCGCACTCTCTTCATCCCCTTCTTGTTGCTGCTCGCCGCAGTTTGTCGCCTCCCGCCCGACCTGCAGCGCCTCCGCCCTTGCCTCCCTTGCAGCCCCATCGGACGACCACCTCCGCCACTTGCCTCAAGACGTCCGCCGTCCTATACGACCACAACCCGGTTTGCCAACCACCATGGCCGCCTGCGCCGGTGACCCTGCCTGCAGCCTCCCATGGCGCCCCTCGCTGGAGGTCAACGACAAGCTCACGGGGCGTGCTGCTTCTCGTCCTTGCCTAGGAGCGACGACGTCCGCTCCATGGACTGGCCGCAGAGGTCGGGCAGCCGAGGCCACTCGGATCCTGGCGGCGCACGCAATCGTAAGGTAGGAGAAGGGCATGGCGGCTCAGGGCGTCCGGTTCATCGCGCATGAGGAGGAACTGCTGCGGTAAAAAGCCTGCTGGCAGAGGGACGATACCTCGCCGGAGGTCAGGGGCGCGAGCTCTACCGGAGGTCCTGGCCGGCATCGTGGACGACGCATGGCGTGGAGGAGGAGAAAAGGCGTGGCTGGCGGTGGGCTTTCGGCCGCGGCGACAGGAGCCGGTGGGGGCGGCGCGGTCGGGTGCAAGGGGTGGCGGCTGTAGCCTCCTCCCGATCGGATCCAGAGAAGGGGATCAAGAGCAGGGGGTTGATTGCTTTCTATTTGTGGATCCAGAGGTGTGTATGTAATTATTTTGCCAACTCAGCTCCTTACAAATTGGCCCTACCTGTCAAAAAGTGATTAAATGGGCCAAATCATCCGATCAGTGCTTTTTGCAACGAGTTAACAGATTTTCCAGTGTTTTTTGCAACGGATTAGCGAGCTGGTGGTTTCCTGCAAATCTAGCCGCAAATGTGGTGGTTTCTTGCAATTGACTCCTCATGACGAGCTGGCAATG from Triticum dicoccoides isolate Atlit2015 ecotype Zavitan chromosome 6A, WEW_v2.0, whole genome shotgun sequence encodes:
- the LOC119315201 gene encoding uncharacterized protein LOC119315201 is translated as MRRNCCGKKPAGRGTIPRRRSGARALPEVLAGIVDDAWRGGGEKAWLAVGFRPRRQEPVGAARSGARGGGCSLLPIGSREGDQEQGVDCFLFVDPEEIIRLSLVSVQFIDTLFKGAEGHSIRESRRCTETEDSGPTVRPRT